Proteins found in one Brevibacillus brevis genomic segment:
- a CDS encoding YcdB/YcdC domain-containing protein yields MKPWIIRSSSFVLSASLLLPVAQAHAQSPHVSTNNMATTVSQADSVAQAKAKLSKEAALALATKIVPTAGMTVQDVSFRSADSWRPFPEWSFSWVKKNPENGKVLLSYSVSIHANTGELTSYSRHEQGASSLPYAKRISYTEAQEQAKRFLEKNNAGKAAETRLYTRDMPEPKTPLNAEVFYNFRFVRDVDGILFPDNGAEITVDASGTVTNYSLSWNDVTFEDTDTKISEDEAEKLFKEQANPKPVYLLPWERMETQNNKPSLGYMNPFTFYIDAETGKAMTQSLTSYQAPKDPEPVSSKVLPARRSGQPLSQEEAVQWALKTLNLSNYELRSANYNEKDFRGNRPVWDLEFGEKGNSEDGFAYVSVDAVTGDIYRLNKDFRGHKEKTTATKKPDMEKFKAKAMEAIRELAPTMAHQLYWTERIEEENQPVVDSERTQIRFERFINGIAAASGSAHFTFDIETGDLLNYSADLGNETYPTQVPKHLPAAEASEKWWTETKAEEVYALVPLTPEDAKRAKEQPSYTPKRTAKIVYRATITPFEQPYYLDAVTGEWSSTSTGKTIALHRPAPADLEGHPAEKELLLMYEYDALTLENGNIMPQKPITRGEMIEMLMISLNQGRNYPQYSLERKATYSDVANGSRFFSAVEGAVDRGLLDKNASKLNPNETITREELADMIVRALGYKKLTDFPGMFQSGLSDIANSKYRGSIIIATTLGIVPTDKQKFQPQSLVPRADAAITFTRFLEKRDNPDGPVTLLRK; encoded by the coding sequence ATGAAACCGTGGATCATTCGGTCTAGCTCATTTGTTCTATCTGCCAGTCTGTTGCTGCCTGTCGCACAAGCGCATGCACAATCACCTCATGTGAGTACCAATAATATGGCGACTACTGTGTCACAAGCAGACTCCGTGGCACAAGCCAAAGCAAAGCTCTCCAAGGAAGCTGCCTTGGCACTCGCTACAAAAATAGTGCCTACCGCCGGGATGACAGTGCAAGATGTATCATTTCGTTCAGCGGATAGCTGGCGCCCATTTCCTGAATGGTCGTTTAGTTGGGTGAAGAAAAATCCGGAAAACGGCAAAGTCCTTCTATCATATAGCGTCAGTATCCACGCCAATACAGGCGAGCTGACTTCCTATTCGCGTCATGAGCAGGGAGCATCCTCGCTTCCCTATGCTAAGCGAATTTCCTACACGGAGGCGCAAGAGCAGGCGAAGCGTTTTTTGGAGAAAAACAATGCAGGAAAAGCAGCGGAAACAAGATTATATACTCGCGACATGCCAGAGCCAAAAACTCCGCTGAACGCAGAAGTCTTCTATAATTTCCGTTTTGTTCGTGACGTGGATGGCATTCTCTTTCCCGACAACGGCGCAGAAATCACCGTAGATGCTTCCGGTACTGTGACCAACTATTCTCTGTCCTGGAACGACGTGACTTTCGAGGATACGGATACGAAAATCTCAGAGGACGAAGCCGAGAAACTGTTTAAAGAACAAGCGAATCCAAAACCAGTTTACCTGCTGCCGTGGGAGCGAATGGAGACGCAAAACAACAAGCCATCCCTAGGTTATATGAATCCCTTCACCTTTTATATTGATGCGGAGACTGGCAAAGCAATGACACAATCGTTGACCTCGTATCAAGCACCGAAAGATCCTGAGCCTGTAAGCAGCAAAGTCCTTCCTGCACGCCGCAGCGGACAACCGCTCTCCCAAGAGGAAGCTGTACAATGGGCATTGAAAACATTGAATTTGTCCAACTACGAGCTTCGTTCTGCCAATTACAATGAAAAAGACTTCCGTGGCAATCGCCCTGTCTGGGATCTCGAATTCGGCGAAAAAGGCAATAGCGAAGACGGATTTGCGTATGTCTCCGTGGATGCTGTAACCGGCGACATCTACCGATTGAACAAGGACTTCCGCGGCCATAAAGAAAAAACAACCGCTACTAAAAAACCAGATATGGAAAAATTCAAAGCAAAAGCGATGGAAGCGATTCGCGAACTGGCTCCAACCATGGCCCACCAGCTTTACTGGACAGAACGTATTGAGGAAGAAAATCAACCCGTTGTTGATTCCGAGCGGACGCAGATCCGATTTGAGCGTTTTATCAATGGAATTGCTGCAGCTAGCGGCTCTGCCCATTTCACGTTTGATATAGAAACAGGCGATCTGCTGAATTACAGCGCTGATTTGGGCAACGAAACATACCCGACACAAGTTCCCAAGCACCTGCCTGCTGCCGAAGCGAGCGAGAAGTGGTGGACCGAGACAAAAGCAGAGGAAGTATACGCCCTCGTCCCTCTTACTCCTGAGGATGCCAAACGCGCAAAAGAGCAGCCTTCCTACACACCGAAGCGAACCGCCAAGATCGTTTATCGGGCGACCATTACGCCATTTGAGCAGCCGTATTACCTTGACGCTGTAACAGGCGAGTGGAGCTCCACCTCTACTGGCAAAACGATTGCACTGCATCGTCCGGCTCCTGCCGATTTGGAAGGACATCCAGCAGAGAAGGAACTTTTGCTGATGTATGAATACGACGCACTTACACTTGAAAACGGTAATATTATGCCGCAAAAACCGATCACACGTGGCGAAATGATTGAGATGCTCATGATCAGTCTCAATCAAGGCAGAAACTATCCACAGTACTCTCTGGAACGCAAGGCCACCTATAGCGATGTGGCAAATGGCTCCCGCTTCTTCTCAGCCGTGGAAGGTGCTGTTGATCGCGGACTTCTCGATAAAAATGCTTCCAAGCTGAACCCAAATGAGACGATTACACGTGAAGAGCTCGCGGATATGATTGTTCGTGCACTCGGTTACAAAAAACTGACGGACTTCCCTGGCATGTTTCAATCCGGGCTCTCAGACATTGCCAATTCGAAGTACCGCGGTTCGATCATTATCGCGACTACACTCGGTATTGTGCCGACCGATAAGCAGAAGTTCCAGCCGCAGAGCCTCGTCCCTCGTGCCGATGCAGCCATTACCTTTACCCGTTTCCTCGAAAAACGGGATAATCCAGACGGTCCGGTTACTTTGTTGCGAAAATAA
- a CDS encoding histidine phosphatase family protein, with amino-acid sequence METIMYLIRHGETEWNQVRRIQGHSDIALNELGVRQAEQVADRFQGETIHAFYSSDLSRARDTAAKIADNFQSSVSTRPTLRERCYGEWEGLTYEEIRERFENQDEASCGIETFEDMQRRAVAAMTEIAGSHPGEAIVVVSHGGLINSFLHYVTVGEQGTGITRIDNTGITIFRYVDRRWEVLSVNDTDHLKA; translated from the coding sequence TTGGAAACCATCATGTATCTCATTCGTCATGGAGAGACGGAGTGGAATCAGGTTCGCCGTATACAAGGCCACAGTGACATCGCATTGAACGAGCTCGGGGTACGCCAGGCCGAGCAAGTAGCAGACAGGTTCCAAGGCGAGACGATTCACGCTTTTTATTCGAGTGATCTTAGTCGTGCGCGCGATACGGCTGCCAAGATTGCTGATAACTTCCAATCCTCTGTTTCAACGCGGCCAACCTTGCGAGAGCGCTGCTATGGGGAGTGGGAGGGGCTCACCTATGAAGAAATACGTGAGCGATTTGAGAATCAGGATGAGGCCTCCTGTGGAATCGAGACATTCGAAGACATGCAGCGTCGAGCGGTAGCTGCCATGACAGAAATAGCAGGAAGTCATCCAGGTGAGGCGATTGTCGTTGTCTCGCATGGCGGTCTCATTAATAGCTTCTTGCATTATGTGACGGTAGGAGAACAAGGAACGGGGATTACACGTATCGATAATACCGGTATTACGATATTTCGGTATGTAGATCGCAGGTGGGAAGTTCTATCCGTTAATGATACAGACCATTTGAAAGCTTGA
- the rpsD gene encoding 30S ribosomal protein S4, with amino-acid sequence MSRYTGPRHKLARRLGISLDGTGKDIKRNFPPGQHGHNNRRKLSEYGIQLQEKQKLRHMFGLNEKQFRRTFDNASKMAGVVGENFMKLLESRLDNLVYRMGFAPTRPAARQLVNHGHFLVNGKKVNIPSYRVQPGDVISIREKSRGLQLIKDALESRTFLPNYVTFNDAAAEGTFTRLPDREEMPAEINEVLIVEFYSR; translated from the coding sequence ATGTCACGTTACACAGGACCTCGTCACAAACTGGCTCGTCGTCTGGGTATTTCCCTCGATGGTACAGGAAAAGACATCAAACGCAACTTCCCTCCAGGTCAACACGGTCACAACAACCGTCGTAAACTGAGCGAGTACGGAATCCAGTTGCAAGAAAAGCAAAAACTGCGCCACATGTTTGGCCTTAACGAAAAACAATTCCGCCGCACTTTCGACAATGCTAGCAAAATGGCTGGCGTAGTGGGCGAAAACTTCATGAAATTGCTGGAATCCCGCCTGGACAACCTGGTATACCGCATGGGCTTTGCTCCAACTCGCCCAGCTGCTCGTCAGTTGGTAAACCATGGTCACTTCCTGGTAAACGGCAAAAAAGTAAACATCCCATCCTACCGCGTACAACCGGGTGATGTAATCTCCATTCGTGAAAAGTCCCGTGGTCTGCAACTGATCAAGGACGCTCTGGAAAGCCGCACTTTCCTGCCGAACTACGTTACATTCAACGATGCTGCTGCTGAAGGTACCTTCACTCGTCTGCCAGACCGTGAAGAAATGCCAGCTGAAATCAACGAAGTTCTGATCGTTGAGTTCTACAGCCGTTAA
- a CDS encoding penicillin-binding protein 1A yields MSNNHTSSSEPTKKKRRRSRGRTFWIIFQIVFVLGLMGAAVAGGIVTGYVAALVKDEPVRSKEELENKIFTNYLTGFAYYNDGSLIGQLRAEEGDRRLVKKADVSPYLINAIIATEDKTYYHHSGVSLQSTMRGAIQEITNQPVVTGGSTITQQLVKNTILSAEVSHTRKAREIFTAIRIERMFSKDQILEAYMNEIYFGKNANGSNVYGVQAAAKGIFGKDVKELGLAEGSYLAGMIQNPGAYSPFRAESYQRGKERQEMVLDRMLENGYITQTQYDGALASDLKAQLAKPTQQAYREVPFLMMEIEDRAARQLVDADLLEKGRDKSTIGRNEYRQLVEEKRRDILRKGYKIHTTIDKSVYDIMQAVAADPKNFGKNRTYTIRRSNGKTEKIENALEEVGAMLIHNKTGAILGMIGGRDFKVEQTNHATVPRQPGSAMKPLAAYAPAFELGLLQPASPIDDAPVLLADGQNGSHLPKNWNNKWQGMMSAREALRMSWNIPAIKTYLKVGIPTALEYVKKMGITTLVEADNYAATGVIGGLTYGTTVEEITNAYGTFANHGSFVDAYLIDRIEDSTGKVIYRHETKPVQVYSEQTAYLITDMMRSVVNNGTGTHIRKYVPRKVDVAGKTGTTNNSNDLYFVGYTPELSMGVWVGFDEPYPMPDADKYVPMVVWGKVMKDVIAKHPNLSPPDSTFKKPAGIVSATVDSKSGLLPSELSKEAGHLITDLFNSKFVPRKVDDTHQKARVITYNGQRYLAKEGTPEDFVTEGVFYRSPDPLPTKEQIQAKNSRVATQPPDWEQRLPDREDPRTETGGAPSSPSGVTATGSGKQVTLTWQSAKEADLVGYRIYRADVQNGFVKVATVKDPSELTFADTTAIHRDLGYYVTSVDIAGHESQPSAIASVGSSQTWQLPDPNQGSETGIPNPINNNGNGQTDPGGTETNPADGSGGTNTNTDSTSLPAAPKSLSIKNTPNGWQLKWNGSSSSEQMYNVYFSPDSASGYLLLGTVSSTSFTHAAEVPNGSNYYITAVNSYGESPHSNIVTANTTE; encoded by the coding sequence ATGTCGAATAACCACACATCTTCCTCTGAACCGACGAAGAAAAAGCGACGCAGAAGCCGCGGTAGAACGTTCTGGATCATCTTCCAAATCGTCTTCGTGCTAGGGCTTATGGGAGCTGCAGTCGCGGGAGGAATCGTGACAGGTTATGTTGCCGCACTCGTGAAGGACGAGCCTGTGCGCAGCAAGGAGGAACTGGAGAATAAAATCTTCACCAACTATCTGACTGGATTCGCCTACTACAACGACGGCTCTCTGATTGGCCAATTGCGGGCCGAAGAAGGCGATCGACGTTTAGTGAAGAAAGCAGACGTTTCTCCCTATTTGATTAATGCCATCATCGCAACTGAAGACAAAACCTACTACCACCACTCTGGAGTTTCGCTTCAATCTACCATGCGCGGAGCGATTCAGGAAATTACCAACCAGCCTGTCGTCACAGGTGGTAGTACGATTACACAGCAGCTTGTAAAAAATACAATCCTTTCTGCTGAAGTTAGCCACACCCGTAAGGCCCGTGAAATCTTTACCGCGATTCGAATCGAGCGCATGTTTTCCAAAGATCAGATTCTGGAAGCCTACATGAACGAAATTTACTTCGGAAAAAACGCCAACGGATCAAACGTATACGGCGTTCAGGCTGCCGCAAAAGGGATTTTTGGCAAAGATGTAAAAGAGCTGGGGCTCGCTGAGGGCTCATATCTTGCGGGCATGATTCAAAACCCAGGTGCCTACTCTCCGTTCCGTGCAGAAAGCTATCAGCGCGGGAAGGAACGCCAAGAAATGGTGTTGGATCGCATGCTGGAAAATGGCTACATCACACAAACCCAATACGATGGAGCTCTCGCCAGTGATTTGAAGGCACAGCTAGCAAAACCGACGCAGCAAGCTTATCGGGAAGTACCATTCTTGATGATGGAAATTGAAGATCGTGCCGCACGTCAACTTGTGGATGCAGACCTCTTGGAAAAAGGACGAGACAAATCAACCATCGGCCGCAACGAATACCGACAGCTCGTTGAAGAGAAACGTCGCGACATACTGCGAAAAGGGTACAAAATACATACCACAATCGACAAGAGCGTATATGACATCATGCAGGCTGTTGCAGCCGATCCGAAAAACTTCGGTAAGAATCGCACCTATACGATTCGCCGCTCTAACGGCAAAACAGAGAAAATCGAAAATGCTCTGGAAGAAGTCGGCGCAATGCTGATTCACAACAAAACAGGAGCCATCCTCGGCATGATCGGGGGACGTGACTTCAAGGTGGAACAGACAAACCACGCCACTGTACCTCGTCAGCCTGGTTCGGCCATGAAGCCACTTGCCGCTTATGCTCCTGCTTTTGAACTGGGATTGCTCCAGCCAGCATCCCCAATCGATGATGCTCCCGTGCTACTCGCTGACGGCCAGAACGGTTCTCATTTACCTAAGAACTGGAACAACAAATGGCAAGGGATGATGAGTGCCCGCGAAGCGCTGCGGATGTCCTGGAACATTCCGGCGATCAAGACGTATTTGAAAGTTGGCATTCCAACGGCTCTCGAATACGTAAAGAAAATGGGAATCACTACATTGGTAGAGGCTGACAACTATGCAGCAACTGGTGTAATTGGCGGTCTTACCTACGGAACAACTGTTGAGGAAATTACAAACGCCTATGGGACATTCGCAAATCACGGTTCTTTCGTGGATGCCTATCTGATTGACCGAATTGAAGATAGCACCGGAAAAGTCATTTACCGACATGAGACTAAACCAGTGCAAGTGTACAGCGAGCAAACAGCATACTTGATCACGGATATGATGCGTTCCGTTGTCAATAACGGTACAGGCACACACATCCGCAAATACGTGCCGCGCAAAGTTGATGTGGCAGGTAAAACCGGAACAACGAACAACAGCAACGACCTCTATTTCGTCGGTTACACGCCAGAGCTGTCCATGGGGGTATGGGTTGGCTTTGACGAGCCATATCCAATGCCAGACGCGGACAAATATGTTCCGATGGTCGTATGGGGTAAGGTCATGAAGGATGTCATTGCGAAGCATCCGAACCTTTCACCTCCTGATTCCACCTTTAAAAAGCCGGCAGGAATTGTCAGCGCGACTGTTGACTCGAAATCAGGTCTTTTGCCAAGTGAGCTTTCGAAAGAAGCTGGCCATTTGATCACTGATTTGTTCAACAGCAAATTCGTTCCGAGGAAGGTGGACGATACCCACCAAAAAGCACGCGTCATTACTTATAATGGCCAACGGTATTTGGCGAAGGAAGGGACACCTGAAGATTTTGTTACTGAAGGCGTCTTCTACCGCTCACCTGATCCGCTTCCTACCAAGGAGCAAATTCAAGCGAAAAACAGCAGAGTCGCCACCCAACCACCAGATTGGGAGCAGCGTCTGCCTGACAGGGAAGATCCTCGCACAGAGACAGGTGGCGCACCATCTTCGCCAAGCGGTGTAACAGCTACAGGCTCAGGCAAGCAAGTTACGCTTACGTGGCAGTCAGCCAAAGAAGCTGACTTGGTCGGTTATCGCATCTACCGTGCTGATGTTCAGAACGGCTTTGTCAAAGTAGCGACTGTGAAAGATCCATCGGAATTGACTTTTGCCGATACGACTGCAATCCATCGAGATTTAGGCTATTATGTCACTTCTGTGGATATCGCCGGCCATGAATCGCAGCCTTCCGCAATCGCTTCTGTCGGTTCATCACAGACATGGCAGTTGCCTGATCCAAATCAAGGTTCGGAAACAGGCATCCCGAATCCGATAAACAATAACGGGAATGGTCAAACAGATCCAGGCGGAACGGAGACGAACCCAGCAGATGGATCAGGAGGCACGAATACAAACACAGATTCCACTTCACTACCTGCTGCTCCAAAATCCTTGTCTATCAAAAATACACCTAACGGTTGGCAGCTAAAGTGGAACGGAAGCAGCTCGTCTGAGCAGATGTACAACGTATATTTCAGCCCTGACTCAGCAAGCGGCTATTTGCTACTCGGCACCGTCTCTAGCACAAGCTTTACACACGCGGCAGAAGTACCGAATGGCAGCAACTATTACATTACCGCAGTCAACAGTTACGGAGAATCGCCACATTCTAACATCGTAACTGCCAACACCACAGAATAA
- a CDS encoding CBS and ACT domain-containing protein produces MRIEEIMRKKIVTIQPSTTIGEALLLLRANRIRHLPVIENDSLVGIVSDRDLRDALPSRLLTHDDDDTVLHKPVADIMNQQVITAHPLDFIEDAALQLYEHKIGSLPIVEGNRLVGLITESDLFSSLIELFGVNKPSSHIEVEVDDRVGMLAEVSQVFRDAQVNVTSVVVFPGKKPAKKNLVFRVQTIDPRIVTQLLLEKGFSVIGPTEGGIPQ; encoded by the coding sequence ATGCGTATTGAAGAGATTATGCGGAAAAAAATTGTCACGATCCAGCCTTCCACTACAATCGGAGAAGCACTTCTTCTCCTCCGTGCAAACAGAATCAGGCATTTGCCTGTCATTGAAAACGACTCACTCGTAGGCATTGTCTCGGACCGCGACCTGCGAGACGCTCTCCCCTCTCGCCTGCTCACACATGACGATGATGACACCGTCCTGCACAAGCCTGTAGCCGATATCATGAATCAACAAGTCATCACAGCCCATCCACTGGATTTCATCGAAGACGCAGCCCTCCAACTATACGAGCACAAAATCGGCTCTCTACCCATCGTCGAAGGGAATCGGCTCGTAGGATTGATCACGGAATCGGATCTTTTCTCTAGCCTGATCGAACTTTTCGGCGTTAACAAACCTAGCTCCCATATCGAAGTAGAAGTAGACGACCGCGTCGGCATGCTGGCAGAAGTCAGTCAAGTGTTTCGCGATGCACAGGTAAATGTCACGAGCGTCGTGGTCTTTCCTGGGAAAAAGCCGGCGAAAAAGAACCTTGTTTTTCGGGTACAGACCATTGATCCGCGTATCGTGACGCAATTGCTCCTTGAAAAAGGCTTTTCCGTAATCGGCCCTACGGAAGGAGGGATACCCCAGTGA
- a CDS encoding N-acetyltransferase — translation MEHVKRYHSLSLMVNNKELLVEGPITGSYLASLRFDEGLKAFRIPEQQHEALIEIADLPEGRIIIAREGDLVLGYVTFLHPDPLERWSQAQLPDLLELGAIEISHKVRAGGVGKKLLEVAFLDDAMEDYVIITTEYYWHWDLKGTGLDVWQYRKVMEKVMGSAGLSWMATDDPEICSHPANCLMAKIGKRVPPETIVAFDAMRFQNRFLY, via the coding sequence ATGGAGCACGTCAAACGCTATCATTCATTGAGCCTAATGGTGAACAACAAGGAGCTGCTCGTCGAAGGACCGATTACAGGAAGTTATCTAGCCTCATTACGCTTCGATGAAGGACTGAAAGCTTTTCGTATCCCTGAACAGCAACACGAAGCTCTCATCGAAATCGCTGATTTGCCTGAAGGGCGCATTATTATTGCACGCGAAGGAGACCTCGTCCTCGGCTACGTGACCTTTCTGCACCCCGATCCACTGGAGCGATGGTCACAAGCCCAACTGCCTGATTTGCTGGAGCTGGGCGCGATTGAAATCAGTCATAAAGTGAGAGCAGGTGGCGTAGGCAAAAAGCTGCTGGAAGTCGCCTTCTTGGACGACGCCATGGAAGACTACGTCATTATTACAACGGAGTATTATTGGCATTGGGACCTGAAAGGAACAGGACTCGATGTATGGCAATACAGAAAGGTCATGGAAAAGGTCATGGGCAGCGCAGGCCTGAGCTGGATGGCGACAGACGACCCGGAAATATGCTCACATCCTGCCAACTGTCTAATGGCCAAAATCGGCAAGCGTGTACCGCCAGAAACAATCGTTGCCTTTGATGCTATGCGGTTTCAAAATCGTTTTCTTTACTAG
- a CDS encoding sensor domain-containing diguanylate cyclase has translation MLGKLETVFSYTAHFILQSWPEKRPGILFLTDSGGRVINFMEMQVGPSRNSQGLTLQHDVSIGKVFDFVVEALSSKEIVVKTRSETNNVCGAFPLCEEDGRVRAVIGIIAPTDQIHFDLSSYMRGLEPLIRMGYDAYIQHVTSQIVMDLTLHDTAKELLQSLTGQISDIIQKGYCSVVKLADNATLIPQESVTTQVAEGGQTHIAQLVSRFGTAPIMPSILDDHRLVVVPVSLNQTPLYALFLHLPPEETDCVYDERDVAFLQEVGAKASVALWRSIMSDDLRREASKKDLLYQLMSKIQASIDVNDVLHEIVTSIPSLYPYLSAELFLTVEPNATTPVKQLSFQEVEPSTSTKAYLEGRLIAEEVGEGEQQVTVIAAPLLGKQGIYGVLQVTSDQRITLNQHEKDYISILADTAGTAFENAQLYQQSRNLIRELRLINEMARQLNRSLDLKEILDFVTTMMRATFDAEFCAILRKTPGEDCFDVLSSSIPAFNGQAINSNEKPFQQILQNKQALLLAQPGAGPLPFSLFSCCSFMGVPLVVEGEISGVLLVADSRYHFFSFDDYKLLEIFGQHASLAMTNAVLHNEMERMVITDNLTGLYTRRHLNERVRGSLQKDNNGSLILIDIDYFKNVNDTFGHQVGDEVLIQVSNLIRHSIRDSDIAARWGGEELAVYLPRVDKNTAHSVAERIRECVEQETSPQVTISCGLAKWSREMDVNLSVEALFHQADIALYEAKNSGRNQVVLA, from the coding sequence ATGTTGGGGAAGTTAGAGACGGTCTTTTCCTACACGGCCCATTTTATCTTACAATCTTGGCCGGAAAAGCGCCCAGGCATCCTTTTCTTGACAGATTCCGGGGGCCGCGTAATCAACTTCATGGAAATGCAGGTTGGTCCATCTCGGAATTCTCAAGGGCTTACCCTGCAACACGATGTATCGATTGGTAAAGTCTTTGATTTTGTTGTAGAGGCACTTTCTTCCAAAGAGATCGTAGTCAAAACGAGAAGTGAAACAAATAATGTGTGTGGAGCCTTTCCTTTGTGTGAAGAAGATGGAAGGGTTCGAGCTGTCATTGGCATAATAGCGCCCACAGATCAGATCCACTTCGATTTGTCATCCTACATGCGCGGGCTAGAGCCGTTGATTCGCATGGGATATGATGCTTATATTCAACACGTGACCAGCCAGATTGTCATGGATTTGACGCTGCATGATACGGCCAAAGAGCTGCTGCAAAGCTTGACGGGTCAGATTAGTGACATTATCCAAAAAGGCTATTGTTCGGTCGTTAAGCTCGCTGACAATGCCACATTGATTCCACAGGAGAGCGTAACAACGCAAGTGGCCGAAGGTGGACAAACCCACATTGCCCAACTGGTTTCGAGATTCGGTACGGCGCCAATCATGCCATCCATTTTGGATGACCACAGGCTTGTCGTCGTGCCTGTCTCCTTGAACCAAACGCCGCTCTACGCATTGTTTTTGCATCTGCCACCCGAAGAAACAGATTGCGTGTACGATGAACGGGATGTAGCTTTTTTGCAGGAAGTAGGCGCGAAGGCAAGCGTTGCGCTTTGGCGTTCGATCATGTCGGACGACCTGCGTCGTGAAGCGAGCAAAAAAGACTTGTTGTATCAGTTGATGTCTAAGATTCAGGCATCGATTGATGTGAATGATGTTTTGCATGAAATCGTGACGAGCATTCCCAGCCTTTATCCGTACTTGTCAGCAGAGCTTTTCCTGACGGTTGAACCCAATGCAACCACCCCGGTCAAACAGCTATCTTTTCAAGAAGTAGAGCCGTCAACCAGTACCAAGGCCTATTTGGAAGGACGTCTCATTGCCGAAGAAGTGGGAGAAGGGGAGCAACAGGTGACGGTGATCGCAGCGCCGCTCTTGGGCAAGCAAGGCATCTACGGAGTTTTGCAAGTGACATCCGATCAGCGAATCACCTTGAATCAGCATGAAAAGGATTACATCTCGATCTTGGCGGATACTGCTGGCACTGCGTTTGAAAACGCACAGCTCTATCAGCAATCGCGCAATTTAATTCGAGAATTGCGTTTGATTAATGAGATGGCACGCCAGTTGAACAGAAGTCTTGATTTAAAGGAAATTCTCGATTTTGTTACGACAATGATGCGGGCTACTTTTGATGCGGAGTTTTGTGCTATTTTGCGAAAAACGCCAGGAGAAGATTGCTTCGATGTGCTCTCTTCCTCCATACCAGCATTCAATGGCCAGGCTATCAATTCTAATGAAAAGCCATTTCAGCAAATCTTGCAAAACAAGCAGGCATTGTTGCTTGCTCAGCCAGGGGCAGGACCGCTTCCTTTTTCGCTCTTTTCGTGCTGTTCCTTCATGGGGGTTCCACTCGTTGTTGAAGGTGAGATTAGTGGAGTCCTTTTAGTCGCAGATTCCCGTTATCATTTTTTTAGTTTTGACGACTACAAACTCCTCGAAATCTTTGGCCAGCACGCGAGCTTGGCAATGACCAACGCGGTCCTGCATAATGAAATGGAACGAATGGTCATTACGGATAATTTGACAGGTCTGTACACGAGAAGACATTTGAATGAACGAGTAAGAGGATCATTACAAAAAGACAACAATGGCTCGTTGATCTTGATCGATATTGATTATTTTAAGAACGTGAATGATACGTTTGGTCATCAGGTAGGGGACGAGGTACTGATTCAGGTCTCCAATCTGATTCGACATAGCATTCGAGACAGTGATATCGCGGCAAGATGGGGCGGAGAGGAACTCGCTGTTTATTTGCCGCGTGTGGACAAAAACACCGCGCATTCCGTGGCAGAGCGCATACGGGAATGCGTCGAGCAGGAGACGTCTCCACAGGTCACGATCTCCTGCGGACTAGCGAAATGGAGCAGGGAGATGGATGTAAACCTGAGTGTAGAAGCGCTGTTCCATCAAGCAGATATAGCTTTGTATGAAGCCAAAAATTCAGGTAGAAATCAAGTTGTTCTCGCCTAG